A stretch of the Mycobacterium shigaense genome encodes the following:
- a CDS encoding TetR/AcrR family transcriptional regulator, whose product MNADGDSLRDRQRAQIRADIRRAAFRLFVERGYDAVTTEEIATAAGVSPRTFFRHVPTKEELLLAPVRHGGAAIVNLLEKRPASESPDVALINAIVTRTRSFDRADCEEWRAALLVAPGLLDKATIHTPADKERAVKLIAARMGTNPDTDMRPGLLIQLAFGAADFAFQRWVRRSTNRQPLDRYVTEALEAVKSPYWT is encoded by the coding sequence GTGAATGCCGACGGCGATTCGCTCCGCGATCGACAGCGCGCACAGATCCGCGCCGACATCCGGCGCGCCGCGTTCCGGCTGTTCGTCGAACGCGGCTACGACGCCGTCACCACCGAGGAGATCGCCACTGCCGCGGGCGTTTCCCCGCGCACCTTCTTCCGGCACGTGCCGACCAAGGAAGAACTGCTGCTGGCCCCCGTACGCCACGGCGGTGCCGCCATCGTGAACCTGCTCGAAAAGCGGCCGGCCTCCGAATCACCCGACGTCGCGCTGATCAACGCCATCGTGACGCGGACCCGGTCGTTCGACCGAGCGGATTGCGAGGAGTGGCGCGCGGCCCTGCTGGTGGCACCCGGGCTGCTGGACAAGGCGACGATCCACACCCCGGCTGACAAGGAACGCGCGGTGAAGCTGATCGCCGCGCGCATGGGCACCAATCCCGATACCGACATGCGCCCCGGGCTGTTGATCCAACTTGCGTTCGGTGCGGCCGATTTCGCGTTCCAGCGATGGGTGCGCCGCTCGACCAATCGTCAGCCCCTGGACCGGTACGTCACCGAGGCCCTGGAGGCCGTCAAGAGCCCCTACTGGACATAG
- a CDS encoding ArsR/SmtB family transcription factor: MSNQTRVDCRPGLGVAALDDAQAATLATMFKALGDPVRLRLLSQIASHPGGEACVCEISTTLDVSQPTISHHLKLLRSAGLIDCERRGTWVYYWVIPSTLQHLSSALKIDDVVVTTTGCCP, encoded by the coding sequence ATGTCGAATCAAACTCGGGTCGATTGTCGCCCCGGCCTGGGAGTGGCCGCGCTGGACGATGCGCAAGCCGCGACGTTGGCGACGATGTTCAAAGCGCTCGGCGACCCGGTGCGCCTGCGGTTGCTAAGCCAGATCGCCAGCCACCCGGGCGGCGAAGCCTGTGTTTGTGAGATCTCGACGACGTTGGATGTTTCCCAGCCGACGATTTCCCACCATCTCAAACTGTTGCGCTCAGCCGGCCTGATCGACTGCGAGCGGCGCGGCACCTGGGTGTACTACTGGGTGATTCCCTCGACATTGCAACACCTTTCGTCGGCCCTGAAGATTGACGACGTGGTCGTCACGACGACGGGATGTTGCCCGTGA